Proteins encoded by one window of Cloeon dipterum chromosome 4, ieCloDipt1.1, whole genome shotgun sequence:
- the LOC135941989 gene encoding pseudouridylate synthase TRUB2, mitochondrial translates to MKLTRDASLVWKHLTGIVCLYKPPRKSVAVVKHTIKSHLCRDLNQMKVRPPTPYIMIESELKDVPAEKTKSKSVIKVIPSYADNVLVTGPRYVTEEIRGRMVHELGYRSSGLLLLGINGGCNEVKNKTFHQLVRCYQVGVRLGLETDSGWFDEGRGKAKASFKHVPPHAVTTVLASMQAAHTKCAFDLAGVLPDSQEAYELALQGAIKPKTTGGCVIYSARLLDFRLPDFTIELHTLNETEDYFLSMVELLGIKLRSAATTTSIKCVQIGNFGVEHALSSADWDLQHILKNMKLCSKLVKENSDIVPNLDEERLDVTGRNIYQDKAANN, encoded by the exons atgaaacttaCCCGAGATGCAAGCTTGGTTTGGAAACATCTGACGGGTATCGTGTGTCTGTACAAGCCACCAAGAAAGTCAGTTGCAGTAGTCAAACACACAATAAAAAGTCACTTATGCAGAG ATCTAAATCAAATGAAGGTCCGGCCTCCTACTCCATATATTATGATTGAAAGTGAGCTAAAGGATGTACCTGCGGAAAAGACTAAGTCTAAAAGCGTAATCAAAGTCATCCCAAGCTACGCGGACAACGTTCTTGTCACTGGACCTCGCTATGTTACTGAAGAAATAAGGGGCCGGATGGTTCATGAACTCGGTTACAGGTCTTCTGGACTCTTGc TACTGGGCATTAACGGAGGGTGCAACGAAGTGAAAAACAAGACCTTCCACCAGTTAGTTCGATGTTATCAAGTGGGTGTGCGGCTTGGCCTGGAAACCGATTCTGGATGGTTTGATGAAGGAAGAGGAAAAGCCAAGGCCAGTTTCAAGCATGTGCCTCCACATGCAGTTACAACAGTTTTAGCATCAATGCAAGCCGCGCATACAAAATGTGCTTTTGa TTTGGCTGGAGTTCTGCCAGACAGCCAGGAAGCCTATGAATTGGCGTTGCAGGGAGCCATCAAACCAAAAACCACAGGGGGCTGTGTAATTTACAGCGCCCGTCTCTTGGACTTCAGACTTCCGGATTTTACTATAG AATTGCACACCCTGAATGAGACTGAAGACTACTTTTTATCCATGGTTGAATTGCTAGGGATAAAACTCCGCAGCGCCGCAACTACTACTTCAATAAAGTGTGTGCAAATCGGGAACTTTGGCGTCGAGCATGCCCTCAGCAGCGCTGATTGGGACCTGCAGCATatcctgaaaaatatgaagCTGTGTAGTAAACTGGTGAAGGAAAACAGTGACATTGTGCCCAATCTAGACGAGGAAAGGCTTGACGTGACTGGGAGGAATATTTACCAAGATAAAGCAGCCAATAATTAG
- the RpL5 gene encoding large ribosomal subunit protein uL18, translating to MGFVKVVKNKAYFKRFQVKFRRRREGRTDYYARKRLVVQVKNKYNTPKYRLIVRFSNKDITCQIAYARIEGDKILCAAYAHELPRYGIKVGLTNYAAAYSTGLLLARRLLNKLNLDSLYKGLEEVTGDEYNVEPNDEGPGAFRCYLDVGLVRTTTGARVFGAMKGAVDGGLNIPHSVKRFPGYSAESKELDAEVHRKHIMGIHVAEYMRSLAEEDDEAFKKQFSKYIKLGIQADNIEAIYKKAHAAIRADPTKPEAKKKDLKKPIKRWNRAKMTRLERKNRVTQKKEAYLKKLAEGGGD from the exons ATG GGTTTCGTCAAGGTGGTGAAAAATAAGGCATACTTCAAAAGATTCCAAGTCAAGTTCAGGAGGAGACGCGAGGGAAGAACCGATTACTATGCTAGGAAACGTCTCGTCGTACAGGTTAAGAACAAATACAACACGCCTAAATACCGTCTCATCGTACGTTTCTCCAACAAAGACATCACGTGTCAG ATAGCGTACGCCCGCATCGAGGGAGACAAGATCCTCTGCGCAGCTTATGCCCATGAGCTGCCACGCTACGGAATCAAGGTTGGCCTGACCAATTATGCCGCTGCTTACAGCACTGGTCTGCTCCTGGCTAGGAGA ctgcTCAACAAGTTGAACCTGGATAGCCTTTACAAGGGTTTGGAGGAAGTTACTGGCGATGAATACAACGTAGAGCCCAATGACGAGGGACCTGGTGCCTTCCGTTGTTACCTGGACGTCGGTCTTGTCCGCACTACCACTGGAGCTCGCGTATTCGGAGCCATGAAGGGTGCCGTCGATGGTGGACTGAACATTCCTCACAG TGTGAAGCGCTTCCCAGGCTACAGCGCTGAGAGCAAAGAACTGGACGCTGAAGTTCACAGAAAACACATCATGGGCATTCACGTCGCTGAATACATGCGCAGCCTTGCCGAGGAAGACGACGAGGCTTTCAAGAAGCAGTTCTCTAAGTACATCAAGCTTGGCATCCAAGCTGACAACATCGAAGCTATTTACAAGAAGGCACACGCCGCCATCCGTGCCGACCCGACCAAGCCGGAGGCCAAGAAGAAGGACCTGAAGAAGCCTATCAAGAGGTGGAACCGCGCCAAGATGACCAGACTGGAGCGCAAGAACCGCGTCACTCAGAAGAAGGAAGCTTACCTCAAGAAGCTGGCCGAGGGTGGTGGAGATTAA
- the LOC135944060 gene encoding U11/U12 small nuclear ribonucleoprotein 48 kDa protein-like: MATVDEFIQSTRSFLKDFCDQLGWQYPSKSVAIQRDQCKVPDSVIDGPRNEERSEENDQLFPPSFDESDRCSIQLSKSLVSEVLLKSGNLADGRNYDFVIPKSSSDLQVYFNPSQRLALYDHIVEQTKDQVQTLPLNEFDLAFFDGYSECSDQTRSEKSKYDLLSEERDHKRRRVNYKHIKKVHTKNKSHTEVMAEVISNQMEMYQEWLKACNVTKEDSNPQINIKEEKSQQAEHNSRKRHRERSRSPHHKRGKKHHREKSEREHKDKEKRHGKHKKHKKDKK; this comes from the exons ATGGCCACTGTTGACGAATTCATTCAGTCGACACGATCTTTCTTGAAAGATTTTTGTGACCAACTAGGTTGGCAGTACCCATCGAAATCTGTCGCGATCCAAAGAGACCAATGTAAGGTCCCTGATTCTGTTATTGATGGACCCCGAAATGAAGAAAGGAGCGAAGAAAATGATCAGCTTTTCCCGCCTTCATTTGATGAAAGCGATCGTTGTTCAATTCAGCTTT CAAAGTCCTTGGTGTCTGAAGTACTTCTTAAATCAGGGAATTTGGCTGATGGAAGAAATTATG ATTTTGTGATTCCAAAGTCATCATCTGATTTGCAAGTTTATTTCAATCCGTCGCAGAGGCTGGCTTTGTACGATCATATTGTAGAGCAAACTAAAGACCAGGTGCAGACCCTACCACTGAATGAGTTTGATCTGGCCTTTTTCGA TGGTTACTCAGAATGCAGCGACCAGACAAGGAGCGAAAAGTCTAAATACGACTTGCTCAGCGAAGAGAGAGATCATAAAAGACGAAGAGTCAACTACAAGCATATCAAGAAAGTGCACACTAAAAACAAAAGCCACACAGAg gTTATGGCTGAGGTTATCTCGAATCAGATGGAAATGTATCAGGAGTGGCTGAAGGCTTGCAATGTGACAAAAGAAGACTCGAACCCACAAATAAACATAAAGGAGGAGAAATCTCAGCAGGCTGAGCACAACTCGAGAAAGAGACACCGAGAGAGAAGTAGAAGTCCTCATCACAAGCGCGGTAAAAAACACCACAGGGAAAAATCTGAGAGGGAGCATAAAGATAAAGAAAAGCGGCACGGAAAgcataaaaaacacaaaaaggataaaaagtag